From the genome of Sporomusa sphaeroides DSM 2875:
CCGTCAGGAGCTTACCTTCAACGTCAAAGTATTGCGTGAAGAACTTGCGTTGCAGTTACATAATTTTACTAACAGCAATGACCAAAAATTTATGCGCCTCACCCAACTCAATGAGCAAAAGCTGGACAAGCTGCGTGAGACTGTTGAGACCAAGCTGATCGCTATTCAGGACGACAACAGCAAAAAATTGGAGGAAATGCGTGCCACTGTCGATGAAAAACTGCATGCCACCCTGGAAAAGCGCCTGGGTGAATCTTTCCAGCTTGTGAGCGAACGGCTGGAGCAAGTGCATAAAGGACTGGGAGAAATGCAACAACTGGCTGTCGGTGTCGGTGATCTCAAAAAAGTACTGTCCAATGTCAAGACCCGCGGAATATGGGGCGAGATGCAGCTGGCTTCTTTGCTGGAGCAAGTTTTAACCCCTGAGCAGTATGCTGCCAATGTGGCTACCAAACGCGGCAGTCAGGACCGGGTAGAGTTCGCTGTCCGCCTGCCTGGCAGAGATAGCAGCGAGACCACTGTCTGGCTGCCCATTGACGCCAAGTTCCCCCAGGAGGACTACCAGCGCCTGCTGGAAGCCCAGGAGGCGGCTAATTCTGAACTGGCAGCAGCCGCTGCGGCCGGTCTGGAGACGCGTATCCGGCAAGAAGCAAAAACCATCAGGGAAAAGTATATTGATCCGCCTAACACCACCGATTTTGCCATTCTCTTTCTGCCTGTTGAAGGTCTGTATGCCGAAGTACTGCGCCGCCCAGGCTTATGTGACATTTTACAGCGGGAATACCGCATCAATGTAACCGGCCCGACTACTCTGGCAGCACTCCTGAACAGTTTGCAAATGGGTTTCCGGACATTGGCCATTGAAAAGCGTTCCAGTGAAGTATGGACTATCCTTGGCGCAGTTAAAACCGAATTTGGTAAATTTGGCGATGTTCTGATGAAAACAAAAGAAAAATTGGATCAGGCCAGCCGGCAGATCGATGCGGCTGCTGTACGTACCCGAGCTATTGAACGCAAACTGAAAACCGTGGAACAATTGCCTGTGCCAACAGCAGTGGAAGTGTTGGGACAATATGACAATGAGGAAGCTGAAACCGGCTAAACTTTTGAGTTTAGCCGGTTTTTTTCGTTTAACAGCAGGTATAAGTTTTGTGTGCCACCGGATCTTATAAAAAGAAAGCTGCCGAGCCAAGGACCGGCGCGGGCGGCCGTCATACAAGCTGTAAATAAAGAAAACACGGCTTGTGCCGAAAGCAAAAGCCCGATGTTGCCCTTATCCTGTTCTTAAGAAAGTTATACTTTTTGTTGGGATAAAAAATAATGTTAAAAAAATGGTACTCTGGTAATAATAACCACGAGTTGCGATTTACTGGTAAATGGGGTGAATAGTATGGGGGATAACATTATTGTTAAAATCTATCGCTATCTGCAAGACATGCTTGTTTATAAACCATCGCGCACTCCTCCTACCTTTTTTTTGGAAGAACTGCCTAATGAGGATGAAACATCGCCCATAACCCCGGCAGCGGCCTTGCAAGGTTCGGCTGAGGAACTCAATATGCTCTTGCGTCAGGCCAAATCGCTCCAGGACAGTATGGAGAAACTAACAGAAACACTGAGGGACGGAAAAATATCGTCTATCGACGAGTTCAGAGCCGAGTATAAGAAACTGAGTCAACTGCAAACCGAAATATCACCAGCGCGTTTGGCCTATGATGCAGTGAGTACGCCGAGTGAGCGCCAGGTTAGCGCTAATTTGGAAGAAAACCGGTCAATTGTAGAAAAATTGTATCGGCTGCCCGAGAACAAAGATACCGTTATTCGGCATCTGACAATTCCCTTATCCCCGCCTGTCAGAGCCATGATGGTATTCCTGGAAGGTATGGTTGACAGTAAAACCTTGATTTTGGCGATACTGCAGCCACTTATGTTATTTTCTGCTGACCGGGTTGTTAATAATACTGCCGACAGTCTTACTGATCAAATTATTGAAGAATGCTTGCCAGCCAACCAAGTCAAGAAAGCCGTTGATTTTCAATCAGTTCAAAATAGCATTAATAGCGGTGATACCGCGCTGTTTATCAATGGTGTGCCGGAAGCCGTGCTGATCGACACTAAGGGCATGGCACAGCGGAGTGTCGGCAGGCCTGTTACCGAACAAACCATTCGGGGTTCACAGGCTGCTTTTAGTGAGGGTCTGCG
Proteins encoded in this window:
- a CDS encoding DNA recombination protein RmuC, translating into MNEILPVAGIVLLICNLFLILLLLMKASKPGQIDITPLKQLTYNQERLETALRDELGKNRQELTFNVKVLREELALQLHNFTNSNDQKFMRLTQLNEQKLDKLRETVETKLIAIQDDNSKKLEEMRATVDEKLHATLEKRLGESFQLVSERLEQVHKGLGEMQQLAVGVGDLKKVLSNVKTRGIWGEMQLASLLEQVLTPEQYAANVATKRGSQDRVEFAVRLPGRDSSETTVWLPIDAKFPQEDYQRLLEAQEAANSELAAAAAAGLETRIRQEAKTIREKYIDPPNTTDFAILFLPVEGLYAEVLRRPGLCDILQREYRINVTGPTTLAALLNSLQMGFRTLAIEKRSSEVWTILGAVKTEFGKFGDVLMKTKEKLDQASRQIDAAAVRTRAIERKLKTVEQLPVPTAVEVLGQYDNEEAETG